In the genome of Drosophila yakuba strain Tai18E2 chromosome 3R, Prin_Dyak_Tai18E2_2.1, whole genome shotgun sequence, one region contains:
- the LOC120321953 gene encoding uncharacterized protein LOC120321953 isoform X2, translating into MNIHGVFSVAALPVEAWSRHFVMDSVQTAQCIVCSVVVCVLLIITGFLIFILSVYAFAPLMDKVQLRLIETNVTTTERDPIYDYDYS; encoded by the exons ATGAACATCCACGGTG TTTTTAGTGTGGCGGCACTGCCAGTTGAGGCGTGGTCGCGCCATTTTGTCATGGATTCCGTCCAGACAGCCCAGTGTATCGTGTGTTCCGTCGTCGTTTGCGTCCTGCTCATCATCACGGGGTTCCTCATATTCATCCTAAGTGTGTATGCCTTTGCCCCCCTTATGGATAAGGTGCAGCTCCGTCTTATAGAGACTAATGTGACCACCACAGAGAGGGACCCCATTTACGATTACGACTATAGTTGA
- the LOC120321953 gene encoding uncharacterized protein LOC120321953 isoform X1: MNIHGVVFSVAALPVEAWSRHFVMDSVQTAQCIVCSVVVCVLLIITGFLIFILSVYAFAPLMDKVQLRLIETNVTTTERDPIYDYDYS; encoded by the exons ATGAACATCCACGGTG TAGTTTTTAGTGTGGCGGCACTGCCAGTTGAGGCGTGGTCGCGCCATTTTGTCATGGATTCCGTCCAGACAGCCCAGTGTATCGTGTGTTCCGTCGTCGTTTGCGTCCTGCTCATCATCACGGGGTTCCTCATATTCATCCTAAGTGTGTATGCCTTTGCCCCCCTTATGGATAAGGTGCAGCTCCGTCTTATAGAGACTAATGTGACCACCACAGAGAGGGACCCCATTTACGATTACGACTATAGTTGA